A portion of the Desulfobacterales bacterium genome contains these proteins:
- the glnD gene encoding [protein-PII] uridylyltransferase gives MAPPDMKTIINTLKETRQLLISNFLNYTAVNFMKHHADVLDEYFCAGFHLNQSRCKTLSAFPYAIVALGGYGRKEQCIHSDVDLLFLFKRSIPDKAVQLIRDMLYPLWDMGLDVGHATRTLNECLSLAGQDIEVLTSLLDARLVCGSRQWYDQLMMQLRKKVITPGSDRIIQSLVQRNEDRHQHFGDSSYLLEPNLKDGQGGLRDYHTILWIAKIKSGLKQPEDLETMGFMSHDEYHCLTEALSFIWHVRNILHALSGRVCNQLYFEFQIKISQALDIKEKDGHMPVEIFLGTLHEKMDWLKHEFLLFLNEQGYRPIGRLPMDSIGRTADSDLRLIKNTLHFASPLKILHRPDLLLKIFEESARLNIPLSAEAIRMVREFSHLADDTIVNCPSAVESFNHILLSPVRHFNVLSEMMTTGLLVQIIPEMGAIVNRIQYDEYHLYPVDKHTLRTVKAVKQFTLAPEKPENEFQEQVYKELSKPLLLLWAALLHDIGKGVAGEDHSDAGAKLVRTILAKKKFSPSDIDTVAFLVREHLTLITTATRRDINDEETAINCASKIRDIERLKMLYLLTVADSMSTGPKAWNDWTGSLLRNFSLKVLNVLEKGELASSEAVEIVREKKGRVLNSITEPEDRKKAESLLNFMAPRYLLYANANDIVTHIQLYSRLEHADFVWDISRSEETNTRTVTICARDFPGLFSKIAGVFTLNQLDILDVQVYTWRNNIALDIFKVKPPPDLIFENERWERAEEHLQSVLSGKLNLSTALQEKLADYGRYIPYTSKRKHKIVVDNEGSSFFTIIEVFTYDFPGLLYRITDALFRCGLDVWVAKIATKVDQVVDVFYVRDFDGQKIDAPDQVEVIKIEIAKVLPETGSL, from the coding sequence ATGGCCCCACCCGATATGAAGACAATCATCAACACCCTGAAGGAAACCCGGCAGTTGCTCATTTCAAATTTTTTAAACTACACTGCCGTAAATTTTATGAAACATCATGCCGATGTTCTGGATGAATATTTCTGCGCCGGTTTTCATCTGAACCAGTCCCGATGCAAAACCCTATCCGCATTTCCATATGCCATCGTTGCACTGGGAGGTTACGGACGCAAAGAGCAATGCATCCATTCGGACGTGGATCTTCTGTTTCTGTTCAAACGAAGCATTCCTGACAAGGCCGTGCAGCTGATCCGGGACATGCTGTACCCGCTGTGGGATATGGGGCTCGATGTCGGCCATGCCACACGAACCTTGAACGAATGCCTCAGCCTGGCCGGTCAGGACATTGAAGTACTGACGTCTTTGCTGGATGCCCGGCTGGTATGCGGAAGCCGGCAATGGTACGATCAGCTGATGATGCAGCTGAGAAAAAAAGTTATAACCCCCGGATCCGACCGGATCATCCAGTCGCTGGTTCAGCGCAATGAAGACCGCCATCAGCATTTCGGTGATTCATCGTATCTGCTCGAACCCAACCTGAAAGATGGCCAGGGCGGATTAAGAGATTACCACACCATTTTGTGGATCGCCAAAATCAAATCCGGACTGAAGCAACCGGAAGATCTGGAAACAATGGGGTTTATGTCTCACGATGAATATCATTGTCTGACGGAGGCCCTTTCCTTTATCTGGCACGTGAGAAATATCCTGCATGCGCTTTCCGGCAGAGTATGCAACCAGCTGTATTTTGAATTTCAGATCAAGATATCCCAGGCCCTCGATATCAAAGAAAAAGATGGCCATATGCCGGTTGAAATTTTTCTGGGCACGCTTCACGAAAAAATGGACTGGCTCAAACATGAATTTTTATTGTTTCTCAATGAACAGGGCTACCGGCCCATAGGGAGGCTTCCCATGGATTCCATTGGCCGGACGGCTGACAGCGATCTTCGCCTCATCAAAAACACCCTGCACTTTGCCAGCCCGTTGAAAATTCTGCACCGTCCGGATCTGCTGTTGAAGATATTTGAAGAAAGTGCTCGTCTCAATATTCCGTTAAGCGCCGAAGCGATCCGCATGGTGAGGGAATTTTCCCATCTTGCCGATGACACCATTGTAAACTGCCCGTCGGCGGTTGAATCATTCAATCATATCCTGCTGTCCCCCGTTCGACACTTCAACGTTTTGAGTGAAATGATGACAACCGGACTTCTGGTTCAGATCATTCCCGAAATGGGGGCCATTGTCAACCGGATACAATATGACGAGTATCATCTGTACCCGGTGGACAAACACACCCTTCGGACCGTCAAAGCCGTCAAGCAGTTTACCCTTGCGCCGGAAAAGCCTGAAAACGAATTTCAGGAACAGGTATACAAAGAGCTGTCAAAGCCCCTGCTGCTGCTATGGGCCGCACTGCTCCATGATATCGGAAAAGGGGTTGCCGGAGAGGATCATTCTGACGCAGGCGCAAAACTCGTTCGGACGATTCTGGCAAAAAAAAAGTTCTCGCCGTCCGATATCGACACGGTGGCATTTCTGGTCCGGGAACATCTGACACTGATTACAACAGCGACCCGACGGGATATAAACGATGAAGAGACGGCCATCAACTGCGCGAGCAAAATCCGGGATATTGAACGGCTGAAAATGCTTTACCTGCTGACCGTTGCCGATTCCATGTCCACAGGCCCCAAGGCATGGAATGACTGGACCGGATCGCTGCTGAGAAACTTTTCCCTGAAGGTCCTCAACGTTCTGGAAAAAGGGGAACTGGCATCCAGCGAAGCCGTGGAAATCGTCCGGGAAAAAAAAGGACGGGTGCTGAATTCGATAACCGAACCGGAAGACAGAAAAAAGGCGGAATCTTTACTGAATTTTATGGCTCCCCGATATCTGCTCTACGCCAATGCAAACGATATTGTCACTCACATCCAGCTTTACAGCCGTCTGGAACATGCCGATTTTGTATGGGACATCAGCCGGTCCGAAGAAACCAATACCCGGACCGTCACCATCTGCGCCCGAGATTTTCCCGGTCTTTTTTCAAAAATCGCGGGTGTTTTCACCTTAAACCAGCTTGATATTCTTGACGTACAGGTATACACTTGGCGGAATAATATCGCGCTGGATATTTTTAAGGTCAAACCGCCGCCGGATCTGATATTTGAAAACGAACGATGGGAACGCGCAGAAGAACATCTGCAGTCGGTTCTTTCCGGCAAGCTGAATCTGTCGACTGCCCTTCAGGAAAAACTGGCAGATTACGGCAGATACATCCCCTATACATCCAAACGAAAGCATAAAATTGTCGTCGACAATGAAGGCTCCAGTTTTTTTACTATCATCGAAGTCTTTACCTATGATTTCCCCGGGCTCCTGTACCGAATTACCGATGCGCTTTTCAGATGCGGACTCGATGTCTGGGTCGCCAAAATTGCAACCAAAGTGGATCAGGTTGTCGATGTATTTTATGTCAGAGATTTTGACGGACAAAAAATCGATGCGCCGGATCAGGTGGAGGTAATAAAAATCGAAATCGCAAAGGTGCTGCCCGAAACGGGCTCACTGTAA
- the glnA gene encoding type I glutamate--ammonia ligase: protein MTPEQVLEMARTHGAKVVDIRFLDLPGVWQHFTVPISELTESSMEEGFGFDASSIRGWQPIHASDMIVIPDPSTARMDPFFEVPTLVLIGDIATPITMEPYSRDPRYIARKAERFLLNSGIGDTAYIGPEAEFFIFDDVRFESRQNGCFYEIDSVEGIWNSGRQESPNLGYKTRYKEGYFPVPPMDKFQDLRTEMMLTLQDLGIDVECQHHEVSTAGSSEIDIRFKPLVLMGDQLMWFKYVLKNVATRHNRTVTFMPKPIFDDNGSGMHIHISIWKDGYPLFAGNKYAGISQEALYGIGGILKHCKALCAFTNPTTNSYKRLVPGFEAPVNLAYSGRNRSAAIRLPMYSSSPKSKRIEFRTPDPACNGYLAFSAILMAVIDGIENKIDPGDPMDKDIYNLPPEELSVIPTTPPSLEAALQALKEDNAFLKKGDVFTQDVIDMWIEYKTKSEINPVKLRPHPHEFFLYYDI from the coding sequence ATGACGCCTGAACAAGTACTTGAAATGGCCCGCACTCACGGCGCCAAAGTCGTGGATATACGATTTCTGGATTTACCGGGAGTCTGGCAGCATTTTACCGTCCCGATCAGTGAACTGACCGAATCGAGCATGGAAGAAGGATTCGGTTTTGACGCATCCAGCATCCGGGGCTGGCAACCGATTCATGCCAGCGACATGATCGTGATACCGGATCCGTCCACGGCCAGAATGGATCCGTTTTTTGAAGTCCCCACCCTGGTTCTCATCGGTGACATTGCCACCCCCATCACCATGGAACCCTATTCCCGGGATCCCCGCTATATTGCCCGAAAAGCCGAACGGTTTCTGCTCAACAGCGGCATTGGTGATACCGCATATATCGGTCCGGAAGCCGAATTTTTCATCTTTGACGACGTCCGGTTCGAGTCCCGGCAAAACGGCTGTTTCTATGAGATCGATTCTGTCGAAGGCATCTGGAACAGCGGCCGGCAGGAATCCCCGAACCTGGGGTACAAGACCCGATATAAGGAAGGCTATTTTCCGGTCCCCCCGATGGACAAATTTCAGGATCTCCGGACTGAAATGATGCTGACCCTTCAGGATCTGGGCATCGATGTGGAATGTCAACATCACGAAGTCTCTACGGCCGGCTCATCGGAAATCGACATACGTTTTAAACCGCTGGTGTTGATGGGCGACCAGCTCATGTGGTTTAAATATGTATTGAAAAATGTCGCCACACGCCACAACCGGACCGTAACCTTTATGCCGAAACCGATCTTTGACGACAACGGCAGCGGCATGCACATCCATATCAGCATCTGGAAAGATGGCTATCCCCTGTTTGCCGGAAATAAATACGCAGGGATTTCCCAGGAAGCCCTCTACGGGATCGGCGGCATCCTGAAACACTGCAAGGCCCTGTGCGCCTTTACCAACCCGACCACCAATTCCTACAAACGCCTTGTCCCCGGCTTTGAAGCCCCGGTCAACCTGGCTTATTCGGGCCGGAACCGCAGTGCGGCCATACGGCTTCCCATGTATTCATCTTCACCGAAATCAAAGCGGATTGAATTCAGAACCCCTGATCCGGCCTGCAACGGGTATCTGGCGTTTTCAGCCATCCTGATGGCAGTCATCGACGGCATTGAAAACAAAATCGATCCGGGCGATCCGATGGACAAGGACATCTACAACCTCCCCCCCGAAGAGCTGTCAGTGATACCGACAACACCGCCGTCTCTGGAAGCGGCTCTTCAAGCCCTGAAGGAGGACAATGCGTTTCTGAAAAAAGGGGATGTATTTACCCAGGACGTGATTGATATGTGGATTGAATACAAAACAAAATCCGAAATCAATCCGGTCAAATTACGACCCCATCCGCACGAGTTTTTTCTGTACTACGATATATAA
- a CDS encoding P-II family nitrogen regulator: MKKIEAIIKPFKLDDVKEALNEIGIQGMTITEVKGYGRQKGHKEIYRGAEYIVDFIPKIKIEIIVESEMIDRVLETIRKASKTGKLGDGKIFVTPVEEVIRVRTGEKGKDAI, encoded by the coding sequence ATGAAAAAAATTGAAGCGATCATCAAACCGTTCAAACTCGATGATGTCAAAGAAGCCCTGAATGAAATCGGTATTCAGGGAATGACTATAACCGAAGTGAAAGGATATGGCCGGCAGAAAGGACACAAGGAGATCTATCGGGGAGCTGAGTATATCGTTGACTTCATACCCAAAATAAAAATAGAAATCATTGTGGAATCTGAAATGATCGACCGTGTTCTCGAAACGATCCGAAAAGCATCGAAAACAGGCAAACTGGGAGACGGAAAGATTTTTGTAACACCGGTTGAAGAGGTCATTCGGGTGCGTACCGGAGAAAAAGGCAAAGATGCCATATAG
- the purF gene encoding amidophosphoribosyltransferase, whose product MFDQEKPREACGLFGIYDHPDAAKLTYFGLYALQHRGQESAGIAVARENNITAHKGMGLVSDVFHMGHLGQLQGGSTIGHVRYSTTGSSILSNAQPFEAHHRNKSYAVAHNGNLVNAHTLKQELEETGSIFQTTIDSEVFLHLFVKNLKFGLEKALVNTASQLKGAFSFLVLTSEGELIGMKDPNGFRPLCLGKLNGHYILASETCALDLVQADFVRELEPGEIVIIGKDGIRSIRLPNTAKKSFCIFEFIYFARPDSTIFGQNVYLTRKAHGRRLAQEAPVNADLVMPFPDSGTYAALGYSEESGIPFEMGMIRNHYVGRTFIQPTQHMREFGVRVKLNPVKELLRGKDIIIIEDSIIRGTTVRTRVKALRELGVRKVHMRVSGPPHRFPCHYGIDFSTKGELIAASKTEEELTRFLGLDSLHYLSLEGLLSATGIPNPEDHFCKACFDGKYPVAFDECLSKNCMERG is encoded by the coding sequence ATGTTTGATCAGGAAAAACCAAGGGAAGCCTGCGGGCTTTTCGGAATTTATGACCACCCGGATGCCGCCAAGCTGACCTATTTCGGGCTGTATGCCCTTCAGCACCGGGGGCAGGAAAGCGCCGGCATTGCCGTGGCGAGGGAAAATAACATCACCGCGCACAAAGGCATGGGGCTTGTCTCCGATGTATTCCACATGGGGCATCTGGGACAGCTTCAGGGCGGAAGCACCATCGGACATGTGCGCTATTCCACCACCGGCAGTTCCATTCTGTCCAATGCCCAGCCGTTTGAGGCCCACCACAGAAACAAATCCTATGCCGTCGCTCATAACGGAAATCTGGTCAATGCCCATACCCTGAAACAGGAGCTTGAGGAAACCGGGTCTATTTTTCAGACGACCATCGACAGTGAGGTGTTTCTTCATCTGTTTGTCAAAAATTTGAAATTCGGTCTGGAAAAGGCCCTCGTGAACACGGCCTCTCAGTTGAAGGGAGCGTTTTCGTTTCTGGTTCTCACCAGTGAAGGAGAGCTCATCGGGATGAAGGACCCCAACGGATTCCGTCCGCTGTGCCTCGGCAAATTAAATGGTCACTATATTCTGGCTTCGGAAACCTGCGCCCTGGATCTGGTTCAGGCAGACTTCGTCCGGGAGCTTGAGCCTGGTGAAATCGTGATCATCGGAAAGGACGGGATACGGAGTATCCGCCTGCCAAATACTGCCAAAAAGTCATTCTGTATTTTTGAATTCATCTATTTTGCCCGGCCCGACAGCACGATATTCGGACAGAACGTGTATCTGACCCGAAAGGCGCATGGCAGGCGGCTGGCGCAGGAAGCGCCGGTGAATGCCGATCTGGTCATGCCGTTTCCGGATTCGGGGACTTATGCCGCGCTGGGGTATTCGGAAGAATCCGGGATTCCCTTTGAAATGGGAATGATCCGAAATCACTATGTGGGCAGGACTTTTATTCAGCCGACCCAGCACATGCGCGAATTCGGCGTTCGGGTTAAGTTAAATCCGGTCAAGGAGCTGCTCAGGGGAAAGGATATCATCATCATCGAGGATTCCATTATCCGCGGTACAACGGTTCGAACCCGGGTCAAGGCCCTTCGCGAATTAGGCGTCCGGAAAGTGCATATGCGCGTCAGCGGACCGCCGCACCGGTTTCCGTGCCATTACGGCATTGATTTTTCCACCAAGGGGGAGCTGATTGCCGCCAGCAAGACAGAGGAAGAACTCACCCGGTTTCTGGGCCTGGATTCCCTGCATTATCTGAGCCTGGAAGGGCTGCTGAGTGCCACCGGTATCCCGAATCCGGAGGATCATTTCTGCAAAGCCTGCTTTGACGGAAAATATCCGGTAGCCTTTGATGAATGCCTGAGCAAGAATTGTATGGAGCGGGGGTAG